A single Symbiobacterium thermophilum IAM 14863 DNA region contains:
- a CDS encoding class I SAM-dependent methyltransferase, translating into MDRKRKTDALRRKLDRNARWFDMGAGYAPWRERLVREARGRVLEIGVGTGHNLPFYHPSVTTELVGIDLSPGMLARARSKPCRVPVTLLEMDAQEMAFPDASFDTVVASYVFCTIPDPVRALREAGRVCRPDGRILLLEHVRIDRPIIGPLMDLAAPLVAGIIGCHINRRTVENVRLAGLKVEKVEPVRGDLLKLIHARPGAGSA; encoded by the coding sequence ATGGACCGGAAACGGAAAACCGACGCGCTGCGGCGTAAACTCGATCGGAACGCCCGCTGGTTCGACATGGGGGCGGGGTACGCCCCGTGGCGGGAGCGGCTGGTCCGTGAGGCGCGGGGCCGCGTGCTGGAGATCGGGGTGGGCACGGGTCACAACCTGCCGTTCTACCACCCGTCGGTCACCACGGAGCTGGTGGGCATCGACCTCAGCCCGGGGATGCTCGCCCGCGCCCGCAGCAAGCCCTGTCGGGTGCCGGTGACGTTGCTGGAGATGGACGCCCAGGAGATGGCGTTCCCCGACGCCAGCTTCGACACGGTGGTGGCCAGCTACGTCTTCTGCACCATCCCCGATCCGGTCCGGGCGCTGCGCGAGGCAGGCCGGGTGTGCCGGCCCGACGGGCGCATCCTGCTGCTGGAACACGTGCGCATTGACCGCCCGATCATCGGCCCGCTTATGGACCTGGCGGCCCCCCTGGTCGCGGGCATTATCGGCTGCCATATCAACCGCCGGACGGTGGAGAACGTCCGGCTGGCGGGCCTGAAGGTGGAGAAGGTGGAGCCGGTCAGGGGCGACCTGCTGAAGCTGATCCACGCCCGGCCCGGCGCCGGTTCCGCCTGA
- a CDS encoding spore coat protein — MQQQGVQPQFSMQGGHLIMAHQEQTGLPKVKDPSMNDRDRMQDLLAQEKYLTSGYNMALIEASHDALFDVIKQNCDASYQMQRQIFNLMFKKGWYKLPVADAQMVQHTFQQFVQYQTQFPFPPGPQVAQMAAQTASGQAGGQGGGMQANRQ, encoded by the coding sequence ATGCAGCAGCAAGGGGTGCAGCCCCAGTTCAGCATGCAGGGCGGCCACCTGATCATGGCGCACCAGGAGCAGACCGGCCTGCCCAAGGTCAAGGACCCGTCGATGAACGACCGCGACCGCATGCAGGACCTGCTGGCGCAGGAGAAGTACCTGACGTCCGGCTACAACATGGCCCTGATTGAGGCCAGCCACGATGCGCTGTTCGACGTGATCAAGCAGAACTGCGACGCCAGCTACCAGATGCAGCGGCAGATTTTCAACCTCATGTTCAAGAAGGGCTGGTACAAGCTGCCCGTGGCCGACGCGCAGATGGTGCAGCACACCTTCCAGCAGTTCGTGCAGTACCAGACCCAGTTCCCGTTCCCCCCGGGCCCGCAGGTCGCGCAGATGGCCGCGCAGACGGCCTCCGGCCAGGCCGGCGGCCAGGGAGGCGGGATGCAGGCCAACCGTCAGTAG
- a CDS encoding VOC family protein has product MEALFAPRLGGVFSADIAVPEHERELRFYARVLRTGPNPLWCEDLMNNLGIPIIGLGPRMPEYAHLPLQWMPHIQVADVAASVRRALDLGGRALMHQKDAAGNSQWAVLQDPNGAAFGVIPVIPREAIPPVPPAAGPVGRIARLDLTVSDAAAARDFYREVIGWSVQDVPVEDGDGRYADYAMLGGDGQGAATIRHARGPNAGLPPVWMLYLTVGDIAESLRRAEAEGGRVIKEVRDRDGAYVCAAIQDPVGVCFGLVPG; this is encoded by the coding sequence ATGGAAGCACTGTTTGCGCCGCGCCTCGGCGGGGTCTTCAGCGCCGACATCGCCGTTCCCGAACACGAACGGGAGCTGCGCTTCTATGCCCGGGTGCTCCGCACGGGGCCGAATCCCCTCTGGTGCGAGGATCTCATGAACAACCTGGGCATCCCCATCATCGGCCTGGGGCCGCGGATGCCGGAGTACGCACACCTGCCGCTCCAGTGGATGCCGCACATCCAGGTGGCGGACGTCGCCGCCAGCGTGCGCCGAGCGCTGGACCTGGGCGGGCGCGCGCTCATGCACCAGAAGGACGCAGCCGGCAACAGCCAGTGGGCCGTGTTGCAGGATCCGAACGGGGCGGCCTTCGGCGTCATCCCGGTCATTCCCCGGGAGGCGATCCCGCCTGTGCCCCCTGCCGCCGGCCCGGTCGGCCGCATCGCCCGGCTCGATCTCACGGTTTCCGACGCAGCCGCCGCCCGCGACTTCTACCGGGAGGTCATCGGCTGGTCGGTGCAGGACGTGCCGGTGGAGGACGGCGACGGGCGGTACGCCGACTACGCCATGCTCGGCGGCGACGGCCAGGGCGCGGCGACCATCCGCCACGCGCGCGGCCCCAACGCCGGTCTGCCGCCGGTCTGGATGCTGTACCTGACCGTGGGGGACATCGCGGAGAGCCTCCGCCGGGCCGAGGCGGAGGGCGGAAGGGTGATCAAGGAAGTGAGGGACCGGGACGGCGCGTACGTCTGCGCAGCCATCCAGGACCCGGTGGGCGTCTGTTTCGGGTTGGTGCCGGGGTAG
- a CDS encoding class I tRNA ligase family protein, producing the protein MPAGGEPGEREQALARECAAAVGEYRSHLRSVEFRKAVQAMRRLCTLGNRYLEDRAPWNLVKEDREAGAMVLRTALNLVRIFALAAEPILPFTAQRVFDALQLTPDERKVPLQRCVDLSALAPGRQFQLIPPLFRRLEAAEVERLKARFGGRD; encoded by the coding sequence GTGCCGGCCGGCGGCGAGCCCGGGGAGCGGGAGCAGGCGCTGGCCCGGGAGTGCGCCGCGGCCGTCGGGGAGTACCGGTCGCACCTGCGGAGCGTGGAGTTCCGCAAGGCCGTGCAGGCGATGCGTCGGCTCTGCACCCTGGGCAACCGCTACCTAGAGGACCGGGCCCCCTGGAACCTGGTGAAGGAGGACCGGGAGGCGGGGGCCATGGTCCTGCGCACCGCGCTGAACCTGGTCCGCATCTTCGCGCTTGCGGCGGAGCCGATCCTCCCCTTCACCGCCCAGAGGGTGTTCGACGCCCTGCAGTTGACGCCGGATGAACGGAAGGTCCCCCTGCAGCGGTGCGTCGACCTGTCTGCGCTGGCTCCGGGCAGGCAGTTCCAGCTCATCCCGCCGCTGTTCCGCCGCCTGGAGGCCGCCGAAGTGGAGCGGCTGAAGGCGCGGTTCGGGGGGCGGGACTGA
- a CDS encoding SPFH domain-containing protein yields MVKALPGWIGLVTVLLLIGLSIWLFALGLPDAPWLRPSPVLLAASAVLFLVACICCNGLFVVQPNQARVLVLFGRYTGTVKADGWYFVNPLVSKRPVSLRVRNFTSPQLKVNDANGNPIEIAAVVVWRVVDTARAVFSVEDYNAFVEVQSETAIRHLASQYPYDDGLNEGELSLRGSAEEVALALKKELQDRLEMAGIAVIEARISHLAYSPEIAGAMLQRQQAAAIIAARQKIVEGAVSMVEMALDMLDQHRKVELTPERKAELVANLLVVLTSDRAATPTLPLAR; encoded by the coding sequence ATGGTGAAGGCGTTGCCCGGCTGGATCGGCCTCGTGACTGTGCTGCTCCTCATCGGGCTTTCCATCTGGCTGTTTGCCCTGGGTCTGCCTGACGCCCCGTGGCTCAGGCCGTCGCCTGTCCTCCTGGCGGCCTCGGCCGTGCTGTTCCTGGTCGCCTGCATCTGCTGCAACGGGCTCTTCGTCGTGCAGCCGAACCAGGCGCGTGTGCTGGTTCTGTTCGGCCGCTACACCGGCACCGTGAAGGCCGACGGGTGGTATTTCGTCAATCCACTGGTCTCCAAGCGGCCGGTCAGCCTGCGGGTGCGCAACTTCACCTCGCCGCAGCTGAAGGTGAACGACGCCAACGGCAACCCCATCGAGATCGCGGCGGTGGTGGTGTGGCGGGTGGTGGACACCGCCCGGGCGGTGTTCAGCGTGGAGGACTACAACGCCTTTGTGGAGGTCCAGTCCGAGACCGCCATCCGCCACCTGGCCAGCCAGTACCCCTACGATGACGGCCTGAACGAGGGCGAACTGTCCCTCCGGGGATCGGCGGAGGAGGTTGCGCTGGCCCTGAAGAAAGAACTGCAGGACCGGCTGGAGATGGCCGGCATCGCGGTCATCGAGGCCCGCATCTCGCACCTGGCGTACAGCCCCGAAATCGCCGGCGCCATGCTGCAGCGGCAGCAGGCCGCGGCCATCATCGCGGCCCGGCAGAAGATTGTCGAGGGCGCGGTCTCCATGGTGGAGATGGCCCTCGACATGCTGGACCAGCACCGGAAGGTGGAGCTCACGCCGGAGCGGAAGGCTGAGCTGGTGGCAAACCTGCTGGTCGTCCTCACCAGCGACCGCGCCGCCACGCCGACCCTGCCGCTGGCGCGCTAG
- a CDS encoding 5-formyltetrahydrofolate cyclo-ligase — MEKGQIRQWVWDELTRRGQAAFPKPVHGRIPNFVGSAAAAARLRELEVYRQARVVKVGPDSPLHPIRAMVLRDGKKLYMPTPRLTAGFVVLEGVEPGREREATSLTNFRRFGREVRLEEIDPIDLVVAGTVAVSQSTGVRIGKGAGYGDMEFALLCRLGKLRPDTPVVTAVHDLQVVDAPDHPLGVELPWDPHDISVDYIVTPTRTIAVRRAHPQPTEIDWSLLEPERLRALQPLLELRRMQGGNP; from the coding sequence ATGGAGAAAGGGCAGATCCGCCAGTGGGTGTGGGATGAACTGACCCGTCGCGGCCAGGCGGCCTTTCCGAAGCCGGTCCACGGGCGGATCCCCAACTTTGTGGGCAGCGCGGCCGCTGCAGCGCGGCTGCGGGAGCTGGAGGTCTACAGGCAGGCCAGGGTCGTCAAGGTCGGGCCGGACTCCCCGCTCCACCCCATCCGGGCGATGGTCCTGCGGGACGGCAAGAAGCTCTACATGCCGACGCCGCGGCTGACGGCCGGCTTTGTCGTCCTGGAGGGCGTAGAACCCGGACGGGAGCGGGAGGCGACCAGCCTGACCAACTTCCGTCGCTTCGGCCGGGAGGTGCGGCTGGAGGAGATCGACCCGATCGATCTCGTCGTCGCCGGGACGGTGGCCGTCAGCCAGTCCACGGGGGTGCGGATCGGGAAGGGGGCCGGGTACGGCGACATGGAGTTCGCCCTGCTCTGCCGGCTGGGCAAGCTCCGGCCCGACACCCCGGTGGTGACCGCCGTCCACGATCTCCAGGTGGTGGATGCGCCGGACCACCCGCTGGGGGTGGAGCTGCCGTGGGACCCCCACGACATCTCGGTCGACTACATCGTCACCCCCACCCGGACCATTGCCGTGCGCCGGGCTCACCCGCAGCCGACCGAAATCGACTGGTCGCTCCTGGAGCCGGAGCGGCTCCGCGCGCTTCAGCCCTTGCTCGAGTTGCGGCGGATGCAGGGCGGCAACCCGTAA
- a CDS encoding Glu/Leu/Phe/Val family dehydrogenase: protein MGGAQNPFLIAQQQVRNAVAALGESEELFELLKAPAHFIEVQIPVRMDDGSLRVFTGYRSQHLTTLGPAKGGIRFHPAVTADEVKALSMWMTFKTSVVGLPYGGGKGGVVVDPRKLSLGELERLSRGYVRAIWPYLGPDKDIPAPDVNTNAQIMGWMTDEYETIVGASCPAVFTGKPLSMGGSLGREEATGRGTVITIREALAYLGLPVAGARVAVQGFGNAGQHAARLLEELGAVLVAASDSRGGIVCPGGMRVADLIAYKQATGSVVGFPGSRATDQFGVLTADCDILVPAALENQIDAEVARSIRARVVAEAANGPTTPDGDHVLAQRKIFLIPDILANAGGVTVSYFEWVQNRNQYYWTAEEVNARLEQRMVASFRDVVAMAERHGAYTRTAAYMYAIHRIAESLRMRGLLRAPARQALRAAAG, encoded by the coding sequence ATGGGCGGCGCTCAAAATCCGTTTCTGATTGCGCAACAGCAGGTTCGGAACGCGGTGGCGGCGTTGGGCGAGAGCGAGGAGCTGTTCGAGCTCCTGAAGGCGCCGGCCCATTTCATCGAGGTGCAGATCCCGGTGCGCATGGATGACGGGAGCCTGCGCGTGTTCACCGGGTACCGGAGCCAGCACCTCACGACCCTCGGGCCCGCCAAGGGAGGCATCCGGTTCCACCCGGCGGTCACCGCCGATGAGGTGAAGGCCCTCTCCATGTGGATGACGTTCAAGACGTCCGTGGTGGGGCTCCCCTACGGCGGCGGCAAGGGCGGCGTCGTCGTCGACCCGCGCAAGCTCAGCCTGGGCGAACTGGAGCGGCTCTCCCGCGGCTACGTGCGGGCGATCTGGCCCTACCTCGGGCCCGACAAGGACATTCCTGCCCCAGACGTGAACACCAACGCGCAGATCATGGGCTGGATGACCGACGAGTACGAGACCATCGTGGGCGCCAGCTGTCCGGCCGTGTTCACGGGCAAGCCGCTCTCCATGGGCGGCTCGCTGGGCCGCGAGGAGGCCACCGGCCGGGGCACCGTCATCACCATCCGCGAGGCCCTGGCGTACCTGGGGCTGCCCGTGGCGGGCGCCCGGGTGGCGGTGCAGGGCTTCGGCAACGCCGGACAGCACGCGGCGCGGCTGCTGGAGGAGCTGGGAGCCGTCCTGGTCGCGGCCAGCGACAGCCGTGGCGGCATCGTCTGCCCCGGCGGAATGCGCGTGGCCGACCTCATCGCGTACAAGCAGGCGACGGGCAGCGTCGTCGGCTTCCCTGGCAGCCGGGCCACCGACCAGTTCGGGGTGCTGACGGCCGACTGCGACATCCTGGTGCCGGCGGCCCTGGAGAACCAGATCGACGCCGAGGTGGCCAGGTCCATCCGGGCCCGCGTGGTGGCCGAGGCGGCCAACGGCCCGACGACGCCCGACGGTGACCACGTCCTGGCGCAGCGGAAGATTTTTCTCATCCCGGACATCCTCGCCAACGCAGGCGGCGTGACCGTTTCGTATTTTGAGTGGGTGCAGAACCGGAACCAGTATTACTGGACGGCGGAGGAGGTCAACGCCCGGCTGGAACAGCGCATGGTGGCCTCCTTCCGCGACGTGGTCGCCATGGCCGAGCGGCACGGTGCCTACACCCGGACGGCGGCCTACATGTACGCCATCCACCGCATCGCCGAATCGCTGCGGATGCGGGGGCTGCTCAGGGCGCCGGCCCGCCAGGCGCTCCGGGCGGCGGCCGGCTAA
- a CDS encoding ATP-dependent DNA helicase, which translates to MVHISARVAWHLDGWNGRICSRPEANTYCIGPYSYPGTMIAEQRDLPWEQAHRGCTCTKDVIPPCMYSVNAFGSETTTAYAVTPEWFHDEDRVEWEMPPSTVCIWPYELMYEDDVRQPNGGFNYELRREKARRYFEEIQESKSLIFYYANYSNPFSDDEQRRYVLVGLSRVKAVGPELVYRNVSRETRERWGGYVWQRAVTSHYPDEGMRIPYHVYMDRPEVLHRIALFPDNPRNFKYGTRHISDDDALVLVERFLEVATTLQEIGDQTEDWPRRIAWLQGLIAELWRERGLYPGLPAVLKLIRFTQAIPWFKVQVGSGREAAARDLLFDFLDGNASAVPGLTLAPNEIAGVRKRWLLYNDDQRHLLREVFPRFDLREDQLERILADDREAYGIRSSLREIAANPYILAEEFVGEDQDDTISFHKIDHGMLPSPHLGGAPLAEVDDWRRLRALCVEHLKRETRSTFLPAAEVLERVNRRLDPLPEWKRTHFSEGYLRAYREELAAALVVREHDGKPYLYLRTVYEDERLVEETILGLVRRPDISLRSPVTAQHWRAFLYDPHSPLCRLDAGEYEAAIQSQVEVCQKIFVRPLCVLSGSAGTGKTTVIRALIQAIEKAHGSGSSFRLLAPTGKAADRIRERTGKEAETVHAFLARLGWLNDNLTFKRSGGRQEDSVRTYIIDEASMLNLELVAALCRAIHWGSVQRVIFVGDTNQLPPIGRGKVFADLIAWLREAGFDQSVGMLTTNLRQMENRLLGQGTGILDLAALYQQRPCAETDSADETEAAEEILRRVQEGGDVDKDLRVIYWSGYEELEAALIDCIIRDMEADTGRKYDPDRPWELWAAAFGRDRGPGRPEYQQVLSPYRGDTVGTEYLNSVLQQCANQRMLEEPGTLGGVTLYDKVIQVRNRPRSNPIWAWNADQGRPEQIEVYNGELGFVYPHKLDKLRLRSLERFQVVFPRKGSYRVGYGRNPGFGPNRRPLPAEPVEDNLELAYAISVHKSQGSEFDRVYFVVPKNRRTLLSPELFYTGLTRARRHCTLLVEEDISPLLSMRRRENSSLVTINSSLFRFQPVPEALKQRADWYAEGKIHRTLADIMVRSKSEVIIANMLFERDIRFQYEVPLYAPDGTFYLPDFTITWHGEEWYWEHVGLLTDERYRRHWEEKRKWYDRFFPGRLVVTFESGNLSKDAEAIIARYFS; encoded by the coding sequence ATGGTTCACATTTCTGCCCGCGTGGCCTGGCATCTGGACGGATGGAACGGGCGCATCTGCTCGCGGCCCGAGGCCAACACGTACTGCATCGGCCCCTATTCGTACCCGGGCACGATGATCGCCGAGCAGCGGGACCTGCCGTGGGAGCAGGCCCATCGCGGCTGCACCTGCACCAAGGACGTTATTCCGCCCTGTATGTACAGCGTGAACGCCTTCGGTTCCGAGACCACCACGGCGTATGCCGTCACGCCGGAGTGGTTCCACGATGAGGACAGAGTCGAATGGGAGATGCCGCCGTCCACGGTCTGCATCTGGCCGTATGAACTGATGTATGAAGACGACGTACGCCAGCCCAACGGCGGCTTCAACTACGAGCTGCGGCGGGAGAAGGCGCGTCGGTACTTCGAGGAGATCCAGGAGAGCAAGAGCTTAATCTTCTACTATGCAAACTACAGCAACCCATTCAGCGACGACGAGCAGCGGCGATACGTTCTGGTGGGTCTCTCCCGGGTGAAGGCGGTCGGCCCCGAGCTGGTGTACCGGAACGTGAGCCGCGAGACGCGGGAGCGTTGGGGCGGGTACGTCTGGCAGCGCGCCGTGACCTCACACTATCCGGACGAGGGGATGCGAATCCCGTACCACGTGTACATGGACCGGCCCGAAGTCCTTCACCGCATCGCCCTGTTCCCGGACAACCCGCGCAACTTCAAATATGGAACGCGGCACATTTCGGACGACGACGCACTGGTACTGGTGGAGCGCTTCCTCGAAGTGGCGACGACCTTGCAGGAGATCGGCGACCAGACCGAGGACTGGCCACGGCGCATTGCGTGGCTGCAGGGCCTGATCGCGGAGCTGTGGAGGGAGCGGGGGCTCTACCCCGGCCTTCCCGCGGTGCTGAAGCTAATCCGCTTCACCCAGGCCATCCCGTGGTTCAAGGTGCAGGTAGGGAGCGGACGCGAGGCGGCGGCCCGGGACCTTCTGTTCGACTTCCTGGACGGAAATGCCTCGGCTGTGCCCGGCCTGACGCTCGCCCCGAACGAGATCGCCGGCGTTCGCAAGCGGTGGCTGCTTTACAACGACGACCAGCGGCATCTGCTGCGGGAGGTGTTCCCGCGCTTCGACCTTCGGGAAGACCAACTGGAGCGGATCCTGGCGGACGACCGGGAGGCGTACGGCATCCGGTCGTCCCTGCGGGAGATCGCGGCCAACCCGTACATCCTCGCGGAGGAGTTCGTCGGGGAGGACCAGGACGACACGATCTCGTTCCACAAAATCGACCACGGGATGCTGCCGTCGCCGCACCTCGGCGGCGCACCGCTGGCGGAGGTTGACGACTGGCGGAGGCTGCGGGCCCTGTGCGTCGAGCATTTGAAGCGGGAGACGCGCAGCACCTTCCTGCCGGCCGCGGAGGTGCTGGAGCGGGTCAACCGCCGCCTGGATCCCCTACCGGAGTGGAAGCGGACGCACTTCTCCGAGGGCTACCTGCGCGCTTACCGGGAAGAGCTGGCGGCCGCCCTGGTCGTTCGGGAACACGACGGAAAGCCGTACCTCTACCTCCGGACCGTGTACGAGGACGAGCGGCTGGTGGAGGAGACGATCCTCGGCTTGGTCCGCCGGCCGGACATTTCCCTTAGGTCGCCGGTAACGGCCCAGCACTGGCGCGCGTTCCTGTACGATCCGCACAGTCCGCTCTGCAGGCTCGACGCCGGCGAATACGAGGCCGCGATCCAAAGCCAGGTCGAGGTGTGCCAGAAGATCTTCGTCCGCCCGCTGTGCGTACTGTCGGGGTCGGCAGGCACCGGCAAGACGACGGTCATCAGGGCGTTGATCCAGGCCATTGAGAAGGCGCACGGGTCGGGTTCGTCGTTCCGGTTGCTTGCGCCCACCGGCAAGGCCGCCGACCGGATCCGGGAGCGGACCGGCAAGGAAGCCGAAACCGTCCATGCCTTCCTCGCCCGGCTGGGCTGGCTCAACGACAACCTGACGTTCAAGCGGAGCGGGGGTAGGCAGGAGGACTCGGTCCGAACCTACATCATCGACGAAGCCTCGATGCTGAACCTCGAACTCGTGGCGGCGCTGTGTCGCGCCATCCACTGGGGCAGCGTGCAGCGTGTGATCTTCGTTGGGGACACCAACCAGCTGCCACCGATCGGCCGGGGAAAGGTGTTCGCGGACCTGATCGCGTGGCTCCGGGAGGCCGGGTTCGATCAGAGCGTCGGCATGCTCACCACCAACCTGCGCCAGATGGAGAACCGGCTGCTGGGCCAGGGGACTGGCATCCTCGACCTCGCGGCGCTGTACCAACAGCGCCCCTGCGCCGAGACGGACTCCGCCGACGAGACGGAGGCCGCGGAAGAGATTCTTCGGAGGGTCCAGGAAGGCGGCGACGTCGATAAGGACCTCCGGGTGATCTACTGGTCGGGCTACGAGGAGCTCGAGGCTGCCCTGATCGACTGCATCATCCGGGACATGGAAGCCGACACCGGCAGGAAGTACGATCCGGATAGGCCCTGGGAGCTGTGGGCTGCGGCGTTCGGCCGGGACCGGGGGCCCGGCAGGCCGGAGTACCAGCAGGTACTCTCTCCGTACCGGGGGGACACGGTCGGAACCGAGTACCTGAACAGCGTCCTGCAGCAGTGCGCCAACCAGCGCATGTTGGAAGAGCCGGGAACGCTAGGGGGCGTCACCCTGTATGACAAGGTGATCCAAGTCCGGAACCGCCCGCGGTCTAACCCCATCTGGGCGTGGAACGCAGACCAGGGGAGGCCGGAACAGATAGAGGTGTACAACGGCGAACTCGGGTTTGTGTATCCTCATAAACTGGACAAGCTGCGGCTCAGGTCGCTGGAGCGGTTTCAGGTCGTGTTCCCCCGGAAAGGCTCTTACCGGGTGGGTTACGGTCGCAATCCCGGCTTCGGCCCGAACCGGCGTCCCCTGCCCGCGGAGCCGGTGGAGGACAACCTGGAACTGGCTTACGCCATCTCCGTGCACAAGTCTCAAGGCAGCGAGTTCGACCGGGTCTATTTTGTGGTCCCCAAGAACAGGCGCACACTGCTCTCGCCGGAGCTGTTCTACACCGGACTCACCAGAGCCCGTCGCCACTGCACCCTGCTGGTGGAGGAGGACATCTCGCCCCTGCTCAGCATGCGCCGCCGGGAGAACTCGAGCCTGGTGACGATCAATTCCTCCCTGTTCCGGTTCCAGCCTGTGCCCGAGGCGCTGAAGCAGCGGGCGGACTGGTACGCGGAAGGCAAGATCCACCGAACCCTGGCCGACATCATGGTGCGCTCCAAGTCCGAGGTCATCATTGCGAACATGCTGTTCGAGCGGGACATCCGGTTCCAGTACGAAGTGCCGCTCTACGCCCCCGACGGGACCTTCTACCTGCCGGACTTTACAATCACGTGGCACGGGGAAGAATGGTACTGGGAGCACGTGGGTCTGCTTACCGACGAGCGCTACCGCAGGCACTGGGAAGAGAAGCGGAAATGGTACGACCGCTTCTTCCCCGGGAGGCTGGTGGTGACCTTTGAGTCCGGCAACCTGAGCAAGGACGCTGAGGCGATCATCGCCAGGTACTTCTCGTAG
- a CDS encoding S66 peptidase family protein, translating into MTGAAVRRPRPVPLGGTVGVVAPAGPVPPEALEEGLRRLRAWGYRTVVGEAVLDRRGYLAGADDRRAEDFNRMWADPAVDAVICARGGYGAMRILRRIDWELIRRNPKFFCGFSDITALHLAMAREAGLVTFHGPMVAAFGGAHGYNGAGLRRALQQVGPLGEMPWPDPAEEGAPRPLTIRSGVAEGRLIGGNLTLIVSLLGTPWEPDFTGCIVLLEDVDEAPYRVDRMLVQLLLAGKLQGAAGILFGDSPTCMHGPPDRPSLTLPEVLTELLGPLGIPVLYGFPCGHGPHRATLPLGVRTRLDAAGGTLTILEPALEP; encoded by the coding sequence ATGACGGGTGCCGCGGTGCGCAGACCCCGGCCCGTGCCGCTGGGCGGGACGGTGGGCGTGGTGGCCCCTGCGGGACCGGTGCCGCCGGAGGCGCTGGAGGAAGGGCTGAGGCGGCTCCGGGCGTGGGGGTACCGAACCGTCGTCGGGGAGGCGGTGCTGGACCGGCGGGGTTACCTGGCCGGCGCCGACGACCGGCGGGCGGAGGACTTCAACCGGATGTGGGCCGATCCCGCGGTGGATGCGGTGATCTGCGCCCGGGGCGGATACGGGGCGATGCGGATCCTGCGGCGGATCGACTGGGAGCTGATTCGGCGCAACCCCAAGTTCTTCTGCGGCTTCTCCGACATCACGGCGCTGCATCTGGCCATGGCTCGGGAGGCGGGCCTCGTCACCTTCCACGGCCCGATGGTCGCGGCCTTTGGCGGCGCGCACGGGTACAACGGTGCTGGGCTGCGCCGGGCGCTGCAGCAGGTGGGGCCGCTGGGGGAGATGCCATGGCCGGACCCGGCGGAGGAGGGGGCGCCCCGGCCCCTGACGATCCGGTCGGGCGTGGCCGAGGGTCGGCTGATCGGGGGTAACCTCACCCTGATCGTCTCGCTGCTGGGCACCCCGTGGGAGCCGGACTTCACCGGCTGCATCGTGCTGCTGGAGGACGTGGATGAGGCTCCCTACAGGGTGGACCGGATGCTGGTCCAGCTGCTGCTGGCCGGCAAACTCCAGGGGGCGGCCGGCATCCTCTTCGGGGACTCGCCCACGTGCATGCACGGGCCGCCGGACCGGCCCTCGCTGACGCTGCCGGAGGTGCTGACGGAACTGCTGGGCCCTTTGGGAATCCCTGTCCTCTACGGTTTTCCCTGCGGTCACGGCCCGCACCGGGCAACCCTGCCGCTGGGCGTGCGGACCCGGCTGGATGCGGCGGGCGGCACGCTGACGATCCTGGAACCGGCGCTGGAGCCGTAG
- a CDS encoding cupin domain-containing protein, whose protein sequence is MVNIAQAARQNRNFRTALWTGEHFQVTLMSIPVGEDIGLEVHPTTDQFVRIEEGQGLVQMGPTRDRLEFRQMAYPGSAVMIPAGTWHNITNTGNRPLKVYVIYAPPEHPFGTIHPTKPEEE, encoded by the coding sequence GTGGTGAATATCGCCCAGGCGGCCAGGCAGAACCGCAACTTCCGCACCGCATTGTGGACCGGCGAGCACTTCCAGGTCACGCTGATGAGCATCCCGGTGGGCGAGGACATCGGGCTGGAGGTCCACCCCACGACGGACCAGTTCGTGCGGATCGAAGAGGGCCAGGGCCTGGTGCAGATGGGCCCGACCCGCGACCGGCTGGAGTTCCGGCAGATGGCGTACCCCGGCTCCGCCGTGATGATCCCGGCGGGGACGTGGCACAACATCACCAACACGGGCAACCGGCCGCTGAAGGTCTACGTGATCTACGCGCCGCCGGAGCACCCGTTCGGAACCATCCACCCGACGAAGCCCGAGGAAGAGTAG